Genomic segment of Oncorhynchus nerka isolate Pitt River linkage group LG10, Oner_Uvic_2.0, whole genome shotgun sequence:
ttcaacttcctgctactcatgccaggaatataagatatgGGTATTAttaatagatttggatagaaaacactgacgtttctaaaactgtttgaatcatgtctgtgagtataacagaacttatgtagcaggcaaaaccccgaggactaaccgttcagaattattatttttttggtcTCAGTTCTGGCAAATtatatttcttaggaacctgttttcagttcctaccgcttccactggatgtcaccagtcttcagaatttggttgaggttattcatttgtgcaatgaagaagtaggccatctaggaactgggtaacactgttgagagtgcgcaagacgtgaaaagtaacgttggtttgttgtcttcctgtattgaacacagaccaGTCTACAATTTGATCAATTATTAAAAATACCTAaggttgtattacaaaagtagtttgattAAGTCTAGCAAAAGTGTGCGattttgagcatgtgtccattaggcctatggattttTTTGTATCAGCACAAATGACAGCAAGCAACCAAAGCCCCACTTGTGGTCTTCTTAAATTAAACTTGTTATTGACAATATGGAGGACAATACCACTGAGGAGTTTAAGGAACTCCCTCAAACTTTTATTcgataggctgggatctgcactatgcagctgttgcaagagcacatttttcactggctaTCCACAGGTTGCAAAAACAATGATATGCAGCTTAAAATAATTTAAAAGTAATCAGAAGTAAtgagtttttcaaaagtatctaatcggattacaatatttttgctgatAACGTAACAGATTAGTTACATGGTACATGAGCACAATGTTGAGTAAAAGTCAAGCTTACACAACCTTGAATAGCCAGTGTTTGTGTATTGCCTAGAGTTTCGGTGGAGTTGCTGCCTTAAACCTTGGTCCAGTCAATAAACATGATTGATAGGcaaacacatgcatgcacacaagctcacacacacagacatggaatGTGATTTCAAATTAACCCTTTACTGCGTGACTCCTAACAATGACCCCCCCCCTCGCACCAATTTAACTACAAACTACACATTTTATTACAATCAGGAATTAGGATGTTGGCAAATCAATCCAGAACtctgggggcggcaggtagcctagtggttagagtgttgggccagtcacCAAAAGTTTGCTAGATCGAATTCCCgggctgacaagataaaaatctgctgtactgccactgaacaaggcagttaaacccactgttcctaggccatcattgtacataagaatttgttcttgactgacttgcctggttaaaattTTTTTAACTCACTGTGTGAAATGTCTAACAAGGCCTCTAGTCTATACAATTATCCCTTCATCCACCACCAAAATGAACTATCACTGATCTGTCATTATCAGTGTTGTGCAAATAAAATGTGACTTTGGTAATTATAATGTGCCATTATACCAACATTTGTTAACCCCCTCCATATTTGAACACACAATTCCAGAAACAAAGGTATACCTTCCTTCCAGAGAACATTCTGGTGTGTGTTGAAAGTCAAATACATGTCCCTGAATTTCAAAATAAAAGGTCATGGTAAAAAGTATTTTTATGTAGCATTGGTTTAGTTCCTCATTGTTACCAAAGAATGAAGGGAGTTGAGTAATTTCATTACAACCTTGTCTTTATTTACAATACCCATATTTTTTATATTTGGCAGAATGCCTTTTATTAGGCACTACAACAAACAAAAATCAATAAGCAGAAAGAAAACATCACTCAGTTATACTTCTACAGTGCCTTGAGTGCAAACATTCCAACGGATTCCATACTTGCTCAAATCTAATATATTTTATTGTACAATAATGTGACTGTCACTTTCAGTGTAATCAGCAGCTCTGCACTCAGACACCTATTTACATGCTGGTCTTGCGGGTTGGTAAAACTGAGCAAAATCAAAGAAATACTGCAGAACGAGACCTTTTATCCAAAGGATTTGTTCAACTTGCATCAAAACGGCCTTCTAGTCAACTACAAACCCACTGACAAGTAAGGGTATCCCCACAGTCCATCTGAAAGTCCCTTATCTACAGCCTAACACCAGTAGCACATGACACAACTTCAAGTGACTGCACTCACTGTAGCCTCATCCCAGATCTCTTTGTGCTATGTAGCCATAATGTATAGCTGACAGCAACCATATGCAATACAAACATCTGGGTCCAGGCTAGATGCATGGGTCTTCATCTGATAAACTGTTGAGAAGCAGAACAAGATACCAACAAACTTACTGAAACAGTTCAACACAACAATATCCTTTATGTATGCATTTCCTTCATCAAATCTAAACATTCCTATCTATTACACAGAGATTTAGAGTTATCaaagcatatacagttgaagtcaagataacatacacttaggttggagtcattaaaactcattttcaaccactccacaaatgtctaaacaaactatagttttggcaagtcggtaggacttggacatctactttgtggatgacaagtaatttttccaacaattgttgacagattatttcacttaactcactgtatcacaattccagtgggtcataagtgtacatacactaagttgactgtgcctttaaacagcttggaaaattcgaGCAAATTATGTCACgactttagaagattctgattaattgacataatttgagtcaattggaggtgtacctgtagatgaagttcaaggcctaccttcaaactcagtgcctctttgcttgacatcatggaaaaatccaaataaatcagctaagacctccacaagtctggttcatccttgggagcaatttccaaatgtctgaaggtaccaaggtatgcaagtataaacaccacgggaccatgcagccgtcatgccgctcaggaaggtgttctgtctcctagagattaacaaactttggtgcgaaaagtgcaaatcaatcccagaacaacagcaaaggaccctgtgaagatgctggaggaaacgggcacaaaagtatgtatatccacagaaaaactagtcctatatcaacataacctgaaaggctgctcagcaaggaagaaaccactgctgaaaaaacgccataaaaaagccagactgcggtttgcaacgtacatagggacaaagattgtactttttggagaaatgttctctggtctggccataatgaccatctttatgtttggaggaatcaggggggaggcttgcaagccgaagaacaccatcccaaccgtgaagcacgggagtggcagcatcatgttgtgggggtgctttgctgcaggagggactggtgcacttcacaaaaaagaTGGCATCATGGTAGGAAagttatgtgaatatattgaagaaacatctcaagacatcagttaaagcttggtcgcaaatgggtcttccaaattgacaatgaccccaagcatacttccaaagttgtggcaacaaCTTGgagaacaaagtcaaggtattggagtggccatgacaaagcgtgtgcgagcaaggaggcctacaaaccggactcagttacaccagctctgtcaggaggaatgggccaaaattcacccaacttattgtgcgaagcttgtggaaggttaccagAAACGCTTGAATGGATACTGAGGCAGTTAAAATAATAGGGAAAGCGGAAGAAAAGCATTCAAAACCTTCCTAAAATGAAAATCTGAATTTATTAGATTTCAGCATAGAGCAATGGTGGCTTGTCTTACAATAACTCAAATAGTAATGAATAAATTAGCTAAACTTCTGTTCATTTAATATAGTGTTAAGATAACATTATTTCAGTACAGTAACAAAAACAGTTGTGTCCCAACATTTTACTTTAATGTTACCTTTTACAAAATATAATTTCACTTTTAATTTGTTTGGAAAGGGAGGATTGTTATATTTATTGAAAGAAAAGATAGGTAGGTAGGAGAGTGTTATACTCAATTCAGCCAGTGTTATATTGAGGCATTCTGGGTATCTGGAGGGGTTTTGGCGGTAGGGTTGTCCAAATGGTTTAGAGCTTCTTTGATGCAGCCATCCCAATGAGTGCAGCCAATCCAGCGACGCCAAGGCTGACTCCTCCAACTATCCCTCCAACTATCGCCATGCCGACCAAACCATCTGGGGAGACAAACAAATGTTTTTGGCCTAATatatagctacagttgaagtgggaagtttacatacacttagttgagtcattaaaacacaattttcaatcactccacaaaatgtcttgctaacaaactatagtttggcaagtcggttagaacatctacctagtgcatgacaagtaatttttacaaacagattatttcactgtatcagcagtttacatacagtaagttgattgtgcctttaactCTTTTGGGATAGGgttcagcattttcacttttggatgaatagcgtgcccagatgctaacatatgcatattattattggtattggatagaaaacactctgaagtttctaaaactgtttgaatgacgtgtgagagtataacagaactcatatggcaggagaaaacctgagaaaaatccaaccaggaagtgggacattgAGGTTTGTCAACCGAATACCGAATACACATTGaaatatggatgaggttgcacttcctacggcttccactagatgtcaaccgtctttagaaacttgattgaggattctactataaatgaggggctcatgagacctctttgagtcagtggtctggcagagggccttggtctcatgacgcagTACCGACAGAGTTACCAgagttccagtgcttttcttcagacaaaggaattctccagttggaacattattgaggttttatgttaaaaacatcctagaGTGATTCcatatcgtttgacatgtttctaaaggactgtaacgagtttgtctggacgaagtgcctgcgcctcatgaagatggattactgggctgaacacgctaacaacaagtggctatttggacataaattaaaACTTtttggaacaaatcagtcatttattgtcgaactgggattcctgggagtgcctttgatgaagatcaaaggtaagtgaatatttatggtgtaatTTCTAACTTCTGACTCCAAAATGgcagatattcctctggctgttttgggttctggacaacaaagtcaaggtattggagtggccatgacaaaactctgacctcaatcctatagaagatttgtgggcagaactgaaaaagagtgtgcgagcaaggaggcctacaaaccggactcagttacaccagctctgtcaggaggaatgggccaaaattcacccaacttattgtgcaacgcttgtggaaggttaccagCAACGCTTGACCCAAGATAtgcaatttaaaggaaatgctaccaaatactcattgagtgtatgtaaagttctgacccactgggaatgtgatgaaagaaaaaaaagctgAGATaattcactctactattattttgatatttcacattcttaaaataaagtggtgatcataacaGACTTAagccagggaatttttactaggattaaatgtcaggaattgtgaaaaactgagtttaaatgtatttggctaaggtgtatgtacatttccaacttcaactgtacattcaagCAAGCCAATCCCTGTAGAGTATCTATCAAGTTTCATACTTACACATTTTTAAAGCGTAAAATGTATGTTAAACTACACCAGGTGTTCAAACACACCTATGGTTGTTCTGACTGTAGACTTAAATTGTACCTACTGCTATGCATATAACTTTGAAGATTAATCTTCAATACCAAATATTGCTGATGGATGTGTGGGACACAATCAGTAAATTGATTGACCACTCTACCCTACCCTGGTCTGTTTCTGCTTTCTTGTCAGCTCTTCATATAATTgtcatgtttggcatgacaatgatttacaaggagttggcatgataacGCAGACTGGTACTCAGACTAACCCTGACCTCACCTTTCCTCATGGCCTTCACTATGAGCTTCTCCAGATCCAGAGCTTGCGTGTTCCCTGGTTCATTCTTCAGGAGGATCCGGATGCTTTTCAGGCCCCTCTCATACTCCTGTGGTGTGACATCAGGGATGGACATTAAGGGTTGCCTTATTGCCAGGGGCAAGTACACTGAACATGCTTCGAGGTTACCCCATTGGGTAGATGATAAAAACAACCAAACGGCTAATAATTGTAGTAGTCTAAAACTGGTCTTTCTGGTTCCTCCCCATGATTTAATTGAAAGACAGACAATTTATGGCAGTAGGGAAAGTTGAGGCTGCTCTGGTAATGTTTTTACTAATAACAACCAAAAGACAAAGAATTCCAGCACTGATCTTTCTGATTCCTCCCCTGTGGGGGAAAAGGCAGGCAATGTATTTTAGTGTGTAAATAGCTATTTTACATTTTCAGACAAGTGATCATAATCTTTGAGAAACCAAAAAACACTCCCAACTTGCCACATGGGCAAGTGCCTTTCAGACTTTAACATCAATCCCTGGACATGGTCAAATTAAGACATAATTGTATTGCATGCACCAATCAAATGTATTCGTGAAGCCTAACATCAGCAGTTGACACCAAGTGCTTTGCAGTAACCCAGCCTAGACCCCCAACAGCAAGTAGAAGGCCAGTTGCAAGGGTAAAAACTACATTCACAGCACCTTCAGTTTGTAGTTTCCAATAGCCAGGTAAAACAAGTAGTCCCTCTGGTCATCCTTGGTCCCCTTGTGAACCAGCTCTGTGGggacagaagaaaaaaaaacatcagCATCTCTGTTCACTTTAAATGGtgggggtgtaatgttagtagcctggtcccatatctgTTTGTTCCATCTGTTTGGCATTGACATCGATCATAACAGTCGGGTATATGCACAATCATATATGTGACTAAGCTAATGAGTCGGTGTCCAGTTGATGTTTTTACCATCCAGCAGAACGATGCCCTTATTGATGTCATCCGGGAAATTGCTCCTAATCAGACACCAGGCATACTCAAACTTTGTGTCTTTGGTCAAATCCCCTTTAGCCAACTCTGTAGAATACTTCTTCTCAAatttctgcaaaaaaaaaaaatgtccagcAATAATGGCTGATGGTGAATGATGCAATGACGGCTATTAAATTGCAATGATGGTTGAGCTTATGACACGTTCTCTTATAGCTAGCTAGAGTTTCGTATTGTCGCTCACATGTGATTCATTAGTTATCTCAAAACATGGCTAGCTTGCTAGCGAATAATGCTATCCAGAACCAATGTATAACATAACTTGAATATCCAAACAATAACGACAGGCTAGTTAACGTCAGTTTAGAAGCTACAGTAacattaactagctaacgttactgtaACTAGTTCTACTGAATTGGCCTCGATATTTCCAATAAATGATACCCCGATAAGGCCAAATTAAACGTTCAATGTCAGCTAGGTTAAATCGCCAACGAAGCCATGTAGGAGGGAATAAAGCTTACCAAGAGATCCTCTGGTGAAACAACATCACAGACGACAGACTCCATGTTTCCGGATGAAGTAAcaagggtgtattcattacgccaATTCTGTTGCAAAAGTTTAGCAAAATAAACAATTTACTCAAAACGCTCTTCAAAGTGGGTTCTTAAAAGGAAGTTATAGCTAGTCATTTTATGTGTATGGTTTCCACACGTTGCCTTTCCAATCTGAATAGTCCGAAGTTTTTGGCACAAGCTGCGCATAAATGATAGCTTCTTCCATGTGAAGTCCGCAGGGTTCCTTCCAACTTCTTCCAGTTGCTTATTTTTTTTaggagagacaggactgaacaaCAACTTCAGTTTAATAATAAAATAGAGTTGTTTGGAGTAAACGGTTTCTGTTACAAAACGCTTAACAGACGAAGCGAGAGCTATTGACCAATCTCAACTCACTATATCTTCCATCACGTACAAGATTGGCTGGCTAGCACCATTTAGCGCGTACTAGAAATGACGGCCTCCTCTCCTTGGAGGAGAAGTTCAGAGGGGAGGGACCTTTGGCTTTCTCTTCCAATTGGGTTTGAGAATGATTAAAGGAGAATGCAATTGTAATTGCAATTATCTTGTTTTTCTTTTGTGGGGGGGgtcgtaatttttttttttttttttgccacaaTTAATAACAGTATTACACATCAATACAGGCACATTCCCGTGAATACAATACATAAAATAATAGAACACCAGGCTGCAATTGAGATCTCCCCATAGTGTAAATCCTGTCAGACCAATGGTTGCGCGCGCCACGTTATCGGCCGTGTCATCGACTGACAGACTGCTGTAACAGATGATGTGGTTTGccacaatttttctccacacagatattatatatggaataatcgggatatattgtataaaaatacctctctgtttttagaatattggttcagaaataatatcctattggtgagccaactggtaaatgcagagggtcttttactcagttataaagaattcttatcactttacaaggtccctgtaacacctaaagattttgcaattgttttagatgccattcccccaggtgttgctatgtttttaaatcactgtgTGAAATGTCTAACAAGGCCTCTAGTCTATACAATTATCCCTtcacctgaccctcagagcctaccttctattgaccctgttgactcatcagtaggaaagatttgtttctcttttggtccattcaacaacagagcgatacgatccttgtttcagcaggatgttgtatctataccttatgtcatgccttactggaatggatttattgataatatctgttggaaaaaagtttggatgttgccacaaacatacctacttgttaacaaaattaaggaagtttcctttaaaattattcataaatactaacctgccaaccactatatgaagaagtttaaggaaaacatcaactcaaattgctccttttgtaatgaccacccagaaacagttgtgcatattttttggcattgtatgcatgtaagaaaactgtggcaagacatcagtaggtttataattgaacacatttatgaagattttacactattgtggagagatgtactgtttggattctttacatacaatagaaataagcggaatcatttttatgtaattaatttcattattcttttggccaaatttcatatacacaaatgtaaatttacaaacagaaaaccacattttcgtatcctacaaaaagaaattgaactgtattttaagacggttaaatgctctactaacaaaaaagctgttagaattgtaagtatatgcatgtcccttaaggtccttgtgtaattgtaatgtgatattgtaccccctagctcgattgtccattgtttgtaatctatgtatgcttgtgttcccgcatgtgctttatgtattgatttgttgttaataaaaaaaattaaaaaattaaaaaattaaaaaaagatGATGTGGTTTGCTCATACTTAAAATACAAATCAAGGCGTTGTAAAAATCTGGGTTGCGTCATCAATGCCCTTGTTATTACACCTGGCACATGAAGCTGAAAATTAACTCTTTGTTTCCCTTTTGCATTACAATCTTTGAAGGAAAATGTTACAACAACATTGCTATAATTACTATTAGTGGGGAAGTCTTGACTGTAATATCGCTTAAAAACGGTAGATACATAGCCTATGCAATTAGGCTAATTGTTGATTCACCTGCCAGGTGTGTGGTCCTCACCCAGTCAAAATGGCAGCTGATAAGACAATGGCAGCTgatacaacaaacaaaaaaataatttTGGAATTATAAGCATGCACAAGAACCTTGTTTATGGAATCACAATTATGAACGACGAAAGAGTTATCTGGTGAGCTGCTTTGTTTGTGTGTTTTAATTATATTGGGCCTACGAATGTTAAAAATAAAATGTCCAAAGGGTTGGAGTGTAGTTGGTATATTGCATGGGTTTATTCATTACGGAAaccgtttgtttattaaaaaccAAACTAAAGAAAACGGACCTAACTAGTTTCTGTTGGACAAATAGGTCCTTCCCAATTTTGTTTGCTTcagtttaagaaatgttttgcaacaaTCGGTGGAACGAATACACCCCAGAGCAAATAAAACAGGGAGGGACTTACTGAATTTGTACAATAGAAACTATTGTTTGCTTTTCTTTTTGAAGTAAATGGTTTGTTGCAAAATATTTTGCAATAGAATCACCTTAATGATTTCACCTGGTGTCATGCCCAAGGAATTAATTTGTGTGCTGTGACTGacttattagattttttttttagtgTACTCTTGCTTTGTATACTTCCCATCTATGCTACTGACACCATACCCATTGGTAAGTTGGTATCAAACCTGCATCCCTCTAGTCTCACTTCATAACCAGTGACTACCTACAGTGTACAAAGTATATGACATTCTCTTTATTTTGTGAAGGAATGTTCAAAACTGAGTGTCAGGATCGCCACTTCTGGCTGTCAGTCAAGTCGAGCCTCCTTGGTCAGAAGTTTAGGTTTGATGTTGAAGGTGAGTCTGGTGAGTAAGTAAGTTACCTAGTAAGTAACTACACTTTGAAATAGTGGTGATATGTGAATGCTTCCATACATACAACTGTTAGACAGGAGGTAGTGTAAATCATAAAGCAGAATTCAGCCAACCTTGGCGATACTTCCTAAATTTCCGACTTAAGACCACACGTCTCCATTTAAAAAAAGTTTGTTTTTTTTGCTCCATGAAGTAATCCAACAATGTGTACGCCACCATCTTGTTTATTTCAAATCTTCTCATTGATCGAGATTAGTGAATTTCATCCTGACATGCGGCACTTTGGGGTGGACATCCACCTGTCTCAATCAGTGAACGAAGATTTTAAATAGACAAAATGGCAGCGTACAATATTGTTGGATTACTTCACGGAGCAAAACATTTAACATTTTCTAAATTTAAGCTAACCCCCTGTAACTAGACATGAAAATTTAGAAGACTTGTTTTATTCCAAGTTAGGACTTGAGGAAGCACCGCCAAGTAAAGTTTGGTGGTAAATTCCCCATGCTATGCTTTACGGTACATACTGTGTAACGGCTGTATGGAACAATtcacatatttacatttacatttaagtcatttagcagacgctcttatccagagcgacttacaaattggtgcattcaccttatgacatcc
This window contains:
- the LOC115136381 gene encoding mitochondrial fission 1 protein-like translates to MESVVCDVVSPEDLLKFEKKYSTELAKGDLTKDTKFEYAWCLIRSNFPDDINKGIVLLDELVHKGTKDDQRDYLFYLAIGNYKLKEYERGLKSIRILLKNEPGNTQALDLEKLIVKAMRKDGLVGMAIVGGIVGGVSLGVAGLAALIGMAASKKL